The Candidatus Methylomirabilota bacterium genomic sequence TGATCTTCGAGGCGGCCTACTTCGGCGAGATCGTGCGGGCCGGCATCCAGTCCGTGCCCCGCGGGCAGGTGGAGGCGGCGACGGCGCTGGGCCTGACGGCAGCGAAGACGATGACGTACGTGGTGCTGCCCCAGGCCCTGCGCAACATGGTGCCCTCGCTGGTCACCCAGATGATCGTGCTCTTCAAGGACACGTCGCTGGCCTCGATCATCGGCTACGTCGACCTCACCAAGGCCGCCCAGATCGTCAACAACCGGGAGATCCGCCCCTTCGAGCTCTACCTGTTCATCGCCGTGGTCTACTGGATCTTCACGTATTCGATGTCGCGCCTGGCCCGGCGCTTCGAGCGACAGCTCGGCGTCGCCTGAGCCGGCGATCGGGAGAAGGCAAGACATGGCTCACGCCCCGGCCCCCAGCTTCTTCGAGACCGTCAATAGCTATTTCGACAAGGCGGCGGCGCTCTGCGATTATCCGCCCGGCCTGCTGGAGCAGATCAAGGTCTGCAACAGCGTCTACGCGGTCCAGTTCCCGGTGCGGACCTCGCGCGGCTACGAAGTGTTCTCGGGCTGGCGGGTCCAGCACAGCCACCACCGGATCCCCGTCAAGGGCGGCATTCGCTTTGCCCCCACCGTGGACGAGGACGAGATCAAGGCCCTGGCCGCGCTGATGACCTACAAGTGCGCGATCGTCGACGTCCCCTTCGGCGGGGCCAAGGGTGGCGTGCGCATCGACGCCAAGAACTACACGGCCCAGGAGCTCGAGCAGGTGACCCGCCGCTACACGGCCGAGCTCATCAAGAAGAACTTCATCGGTCCCGGCGTGGACGTGCCAGCTCCCGACTACGGCACCGGCCCCCGCGAGATGGCCTGGATCTACGACACCTATTCGGCCTTCCACCCCGGCGCCATCGACGGCATGGCCTGCGTGACCGGCAAGCCAGTGAGCCAGGGCGGCATCCGGGGCCGGGTGGAGGCCACCGGGCGCGGTGTCTGCTTCGCCCTGCGGGAGGCCTGCTCGGTGAAGGAGGACATGAAGGCGCTGGGTCTTTCCCCCGGGCTCGAGGGCAAGACGGTCGTCGTGCAGGGGTTGGGCAACGTGGGCTACCACACGGCGAAGTTCCTCCAGGGGGCCGGCTGCATCATCGTCGGACTGTCG encodes the following:
- a CDS encoding amino acid ABC transporter permease, with the protein product MDIGVVVNNFQFLIVQGLIGIGPFIGGTLRLAIPAMILGFVLGIFVGLARLAGQPWIRLPATVYVEFFRGVPLVMVIFWIWFIIPQLLRLPIPEYGVALTAFVIFEAAYFGEIVRAGIQSVPRGQVEAATALGLTAAKTMTYVVLPQALRNMVPSLVTQMIVLFKDTSLASIIGYVDLTKAAQIVNNREIRPFELYLFIAVVYWIFTYSMSRLARRFERQLGVA
- a CDS encoding Glu/Leu/Phe/Val dehydrogenase — encoded protein: MAHAPAPSFFETVNSYFDKAAALCDYPPGLLEQIKVCNSVYAVQFPVRTSRGYEVFSGWRVQHSHHRIPVKGGIRFAPTVDEDEIKALAALMTYKCAIVDVPFGGAKGGVRIDAKNYTAQELEQVTRRYTAELIKKNFIGPGVDVPAPDYGTGPREMAWIYDTYSAFHPGAIDGMACVTGKPVSQGGIRGRVEATGRGVCFALREACSVKEDMKALGLSPGLEGKTVVVQGLGNVGYHTAKFLQGAGCIIVGLSERDGAIHRPDGLDVEAVIKHQKERGSLLDFPGARNITPTNLALELECDILVPAALENQITADNAPRLKTKILAEAANGPTTAAAEAILLEREVLIIPDVYINAGGVTVSYFEWVKNLSHVRFGRVGKRFEEAAFDRMLSAVEKATGRFFSEEDRRR